From the Dehalococcoidia bacterium genome, one window contains:
- a CDS encoding long-chain-fatty-acid--CoA ligase has translation MNTAEFLQISSAVVPDREALVCGEQRITYMEMATRVNRLANALLSRGVQQGTKVAVMALNSPQYVETYYACAKIGAVFVPLNYRAKREETVHMLNNSEASLLFVGERYVDLARSLQPETPGVKDLVCIDGRVDGMPAYDDLLASGSDEEVFVPIEEGDATVLMYTSGTTALPKGVILTYLTLSVYVVNTMSPADPEQPLEVTLLSVPVYHVAGLTAIMSSIWGGRKLVILPQFEPGLWLEAVQKEKVTHSFVVPTMLKRIMEHPDFEKYDLSSLQLITYGAAPMPYEVVRRAVDVFKCGLMNAYGQTESTSTMTYLGPEDHRIEGTDEEREKKLRRLRSVGRPMDDVEIAIMDPKGNVLGPGEEGEICVRGARIMREYHGQAEATAEAIVDGWLHTGDVGYLDEDSYLFITGRTKDLIIRGGENISPGEIESCLEEHPKVAEAAVIGVPDVEWGEKVMALLVLQPGEKMTEEEVIQYCKGRLASFKAPSVVAFVDELPRNPLGKVLKTELRKTYGRPA, from the coding sequence ATGAACACGGCGGAGTTCCTGCAAATAAGCTCGGCGGTGGTACCCGATAGGGAGGCGCTCGTGTGCGGCGAGCAGCGCATCACCTACATGGAGATGGCGACGCGCGTTAACCGCCTGGCGAACGCGCTGCTATCGCGGGGGGTGCAGCAGGGCACGAAGGTCGCGGTGATGGCCCTCAACAGCCCGCAGTACGTCGAAACGTACTACGCCTGCGCCAAGATCGGCGCCGTCTTCGTGCCGCTGAACTATCGGGCCAAGCGCGAAGAGACGGTGCACATGCTCAACAACTCCGAAGCGTCGCTGCTCTTCGTCGGCGAACGTTATGTCGACCTCGCGCGCTCGCTGCAGCCGGAGACGCCGGGGGTGAAAGACCTCGTCTGCATCGACGGCCGCGTCGACGGCATGCCTGCCTACGATGATCTCCTGGCGTCGGGCAGCGACGAGGAGGTGTTTGTGCCCATCGAAGAGGGCGACGCCACCGTGCTCATGTACACGAGCGGAACGACAGCCCTCCCCAAAGGTGTCATCCTGACTTACCTCACCCTCTCCGTCTACGTGGTCAACACCATGAGCCCCGCCGACCCCGAGCAGCCGCTGGAGGTCACGCTGCTGTCGGTGCCCGTATACCACGTTGCCGGCCTCACGGCGATCATGTCGTCGATCTGGGGCGGGCGGAAGCTCGTCATCCTGCCCCAGTTCGAGCCCGGCCTCTGGCTGGAAGCGGTGCAGAAGGAGAAGGTCACGCACAGCTTCGTCGTGCCCACGATGCTCAAGCGCATCATGGAGCACCCGGACTTCGAAAAGTACGACCTCAGTTCGCTTCAGCTCATTACGTACGGGGCCGCGCCCATGCCCTACGAGGTGGTGCGCAGGGCCGTCGATGTGTTCAAGTGCGGCCTGATGAATGCCTACGGCCAGACGGAGAGCACTTCGACGATGACGTACCTGGGGCCGGAGGACCACCGCATCGAGGGGACGGACGAGGAGCGGGAGAAGAAGCTGCGGCGGCTGCGCTCCGTCGGACGGCCGATGGACGACGTGGAGATCGCGATCATGGACCCCAAGGGCAACGTGCTCGGCCCCGGCGAAGAGGGCGAGATCTGCGTTCGCGGCGCCCGTATCATGCGCGAATACCACGGCCAGGCAGAAGCGACGGCGGAGGCGATCGTGGACGGCTGGCTGCACACGGGCGACGTCGGCTACCTGGACGAAGACAGCTACCTGTTCATCACCGGACGGACGAAGGACCTGATCATCCGCGGCGGCGAGAACATATCGCCGGGCGAGATCGAGAGCTGCCTGGAGGAGCACCCGAAGGTCGCGGAAGCGGCGGTCATCGGCGTCCCCGACGTCGAGTGGGGAGAGAAGGTGATGGCGCTGCTGGTGCTCCAGCCGGGCGAAAAGATGACGGAAGAGGAGGTGATACAGTACTGCAAGGGCCGTCTCGCCAGCTTCAAGGCGCCGAGCGTGGTGGCGTTCGTGGACGAACTGCCGCGCAACCCGCTGGGCAAGGTGCTGAAGACGGAACTGCGAAAGACATACGGCCGGCCTGCGTAG
- a CDS encoding CoA transferase: MPDPALSDLRVIEVAQGIAGPYCGKLLASYGADVIKVEPPGAGDLSRRFGPFPEDIPHLEKSGTFLHLNTSKRSVTLDITGETGRLAFRRLLQNADILIENCAPGQMAQWGLGYDDLKADLPRLIYVSISPFGQTGPYRDYKGNSLTAMATSGVMYVTGAPDREPLTTGGEPAEYLAGMYAWLGALAALAYRDRENAGQQVDVSLMEAAASADEYSAAMYAFMGAIRRRYYSRHLFSYPSDIYACKDGHVVVSPAAQGFPSPTATDQGASPMSLLLGDVELDQNDLFRDRWARWFRWQEFERLLQPYLESNSADEIVSFAQALRMPFAHVFNAAQLLENEHLRERGFFQEIDHPQAGRLKYTGDLFKADRMKAPLRRAPLLGEHNEEILGGELGYTKKDLEVLRGQGVI, encoded by the coding sequence ATGCCGGACCCAGCCCTCTCAGACCTGCGCGTAATCGAAGTCGCCCAGGGCATCGCGGGGCCTTACTGCGGCAAGCTGCTCGCGTCGTACGGCGCCGATGTCATCAAGGTCGAGCCGCCGGGCGCAGGCGACCTCTCGCGGCGCTTCGGCCCGTTCCCGGAAGACATCCCCCACCTCGAAAAAAGCGGCACCTTCCTCCACCTGAACACAAGCAAGCGGAGCGTCACGCTTGACATAACCGGCGAAACGGGCCGACTGGCATTCCGACGCCTCCTCCAGAACGCCGACATCCTCATCGAGAACTGCGCGCCGGGACAGATGGCGCAGTGGGGGCTCGGCTACGACGACCTCAAGGCCGATCTCCCTCGCCTCATCTACGTCTCGATCAGCCCCTTCGGCCAGACAGGCCCCTACCGCGACTACAAGGGCAACAGCCTGACGGCGATGGCCACCAGCGGCGTCATGTACGTCACCGGCGCCCCCGACCGCGAGCCGCTGACTACCGGCGGCGAGCCCGCGGAATACCTCGCCGGCATGTACGCCTGGCTCGGCGCCCTCGCCGCTCTCGCCTATCGCGACCGCGAGAACGCGGGGCAGCAGGTAGACGTCTCGCTCATGGAAGCGGCCGCCTCGGCCGACGAGTACAGCGCCGCCATGTACGCCTTCATGGGCGCCATCCGCCGCCGCTACTACTCTCGCCACCTCTTCAGCTACCCGTCCGACATCTACGCCTGCAAGGACGGCCACGTCGTCGTCAGCCCCGCCGCTCAGGGCTTCCCGTCGCCGACCGCGACCGACCAGGGCGCCTCGCCCATGTCCCTGCTCCTCGGCGACGTCGAGCTCGACCAGAACGACCTCTTCCGCGACCGCTGGGCCCGCTGGTTCCGCTGGCAGGAGTTCGAGAGGCTTCTTCAGCCATACCTTGAGAGCAATTCCGCCGACGAAATCGTTTCGTTCGCGCAGGCGCTGCGCATGCCTTTCGCCCACGTCTTCAACGCCGCCCAACTCCTCGAAAACGAGCACCTCAGGGAGCGCGGCTTCTTCCAGGAGATCGATCACCCGCAGGCAGGCCGTCTCAAGTACACCGGCGACCTGTTCAAGGCCGATCGCATGAAGGCGCCGCTGCGGCGCGCCCCGCTCCTCGGCGAGCATAACGAGGAGATACTTGGGGGAGAGCTCGGCTACACGAAGAAAGACCTCGAAGTGCTCCGCGGTCAGGGAGTGATCTAG
- a CDS encoding enoyl-CoA hydratase-related protein, with translation MTYRTLTLEKKGHLAYVSLCRPAEGNVLNQQALSELASAAAAINDDPDCYVAIVTGEGDVFCSGWDVSRIGDETPLEWARRERVLGGSFSFLNSLSRPVIAAVNGVALSAGLELALACDVRICSDNARFGLPETGFGLLPMAGGTQRLPRVVGRAKALEMVLTGEVVDAAEALRIGLVSKVTPRPRLMAEAEATAEEIARRGPIAVRYAKEAVLRGAEMPLEQALRFETDLTIILQTTEDRAEGVRAFLEKRDPNFKGR, from the coding sequence ATGACGTACCGGACCCTCACGCTGGAAAAGAAGGGGCATCTCGCTTACGTCAGCCTCTGCCGCCCCGCTGAGGGGAACGTCCTCAATCAGCAAGCGCTCTCCGAACTGGCCTCCGCTGCCGCCGCGATAAACGACGACCCCGACTGCTACGTCGCCATCGTCACGGGTGAAGGCGACGTCTTCTGCTCCGGCTGGGACGTCTCGCGGATCGGCGACGAGACGCCGCTGGAGTGGGCGCGGCGGGAGCGCGTCCTCGGCGGCTCATTCTCGTTCCTGAACAGTCTCAGCCGCCCGGTGATCGCCGCGGTCAACGGCGTTGCTCTCAGCGCCGGCCTGGAGCTTGCGCTCGCCTGCGACGTGCGGATCTGCAGCGACAACGCCCGCTTCGGACTGCCGGAGACGGGCTTTGGGCTCCTCCCCATGGCGGGCGGAACGCAGCGGCTGCCCCGCGTCGTCGGGCGGGCGAAGGCGCTCGAGATGGTGCTCACGGGTGAGGTCGTGGACGCGGCGGAGGCGCTGCGGATCGGTCTGGTGAGCAAGGTGACGCCGCGCCCGCGGCTGATGGCGGAGGCGGAGGCGACGGCGGAGGAGATCGCGCGCCGGGGGCCGATAGCGGTCCGCTACGCCAAGGAAGCGGTGCTGCGGGGCGCCGAGATGCCCCTCGAGCAGGCGCTCCGCTTCGAGACCGACCTCACGATTATCCTCCAGACGACGGAAGACAGGGCGGAGGGCGTGCGCGCCTTCCTCGAAAAAAGAGACCCCAACTTCAAGGGCAGGTGA
- a CDS encoding CoA transferase produces MAKLPLEGVRVLDFTQVWAGPACTSILAALGAYVIKIEGMSRLDISHILLTAENQFTAELWNRGPYYHYRNPGKRGITLDLLHPDGINLVKRLVPACDVVIEAFSPRVMGNFGLTYEVLRELRPDLIMMSMSGYGQTGPYSDYGAYGMGLEPASGIASITGYADSGPTRTGVSFTDPIAGIAGAAAVLMALRHRDRTGEGQYIDMSQQETAIPFIGAALMEYQMTGRIPCPRGNRSSVAAPQGCYRCKGDDDWLVISISDDEEWASFCEAVGHAEWRDDERFATIIARNRNHDILDALIEDWTRGQDHIEAFHLLQKAGVKAAPVLNGKEMLLDPHLRERHYYDLLDHPTDLGPRPVARTLIARFDRMDPKPDRAAPSMGEHNAEVLQGLAGVSDEELADLEARQIIGTAPILDIPPDADLMELLAQLLFPLDRMIEQGSIRAVEPDYRRQLGLDEGAHTGK; encoded by the coding sequence ATGGCGAAGCTGCCCCTCGAAGGAGTCCGCGTCCTCGACTTCACCCAAGTGTGGGCGGGGCCCGCCTGCACCTCCATCCTCGCCGCTCTCGGGGCCTACGTGATCAAGATCGAAGGCATGAGCCGCCTCGACATCTCCCACATCCTGCTGACCGCCGAAAACCAGTTCACCGCCGAGCTCTGGAACCGCGGCCCCTACTACCACTACCGCAACCCCGGCAAGCGCGGCATCACCCTCGACCTGCTTCATCCCGACGGCATCAACCTCGTCAAGCGCCTCGTGCCTGCCTGCGATGTCGTTATCGAAGCCTTCTCCCCGCGCGTCATGGGCAACTTCGGCCTCACCTATGAAGTGCTGCGCGAACTCCGGCCCGACCTCATCATGATGTCGATGTCCGGCTACGGCCAGACCGGCCCCTACAGCGACTACGGGGCCTACGGCATGGGGCTGGAGCCCGCCTCCGGCATCGCCTCCATCACCGGCTACGCGGACAGCGGCCCCACGCGCACGGGCGTCTCCTTCACCGATCCCATCGCCGGGATAGCCGGAGCCGCGGCCGTCCTGATGGCGCTGCGCCACCGCGACCGCACGGGCGAGGGCCAGTACATCGACATGTCGCAGCAGGAAACGGCGATCCCCTTCATCGGCGCCGCCCTCATGGAGTACCAGATGACGGGCCGCATCCCTTGCCCCCGCGGCAATCGCAGCTCCGTCGCCGCTCCTCAGGGCTGCTACCGCTGCAAAGGCGACGATGACTGGCTGGTGATCTCGATCAGCGATGACGAGGAATGGGCCTCGTTTTGCGAGGCGGTCGGACATGCCGAGTGGCGCGACGACGAGCGCTTCGCCACCATCATCGCCCGCAACCGCAACCACGACATCCTCGACGCCCTCATCGAGGACTGGACGCGCGGGCAGGACCACATCGAGGCCTTCCACCTGCTTCAGAAGGCGGGAGTCAAGGCCGCCCCCGTGCTCAACGGCAAGGAGATGCTCCTCGATCCCCACCTGCGGGAACGCCACTACTACGACCTGCTGGACCATCCCACCGATCTCGGGCCGCGGCCCGTCGCCCGCACCCTCATCGCCAGGTTCGACCGCATGGACCCGAAGCCCGACCGGGCGGCCCCCAGTATGGGCGAGCACAACGCCGAGGTCCTGCAAGGGCTGGCGGGAGTCTCCGACGAAGAGCTGGCAGACCTGGAAGCGCGCCAGATCATCGGCACGGCGCCCATACTCGACATACCGCCGGACGCCGACCTCATGGAGCTGCTGGCGCAATTGCTCTTCCCGCTCGACCGCATGATCGAGCAGGGTTCCATCCGCGCCGTCGAGCCGGACTACCGCCGGCAGCTCGGCCTCGACGAGGGTGCACATACGGGGAAGTAG
- a CDS encoding enoyl-CoA hydratase-related protein: MDGFETILYEKRGRIAWLTLNRPQVLNALNLRMRDEMWTAMQAVRDDPTVGALIIKGAGERAFSSGADISEFGTSPSYVEARRARRERDLWQLMLDIDKPLIAAIHGYALGAGCEMSMCCDVRIASEDARFGLPEVGLGYIPSAGGTQLLARTVPFGVAIDMVLSGREIDAAEAVRLGLVNRVVPRERLYAEAEEWAERLISRPALALAYAKEALTRGIELPLAEGLALEERLAALALASDEAAAGLRRYREKQASGFRE, encoded by the coding sequence TTGGACGGGTTCGAGACTATACTCTACGAAAAGCGCGGGCGCATCGCCTGGCTCACGCTGAACCGTCCGCAGGTGCTCAACGCGCTCAACTTGCGGATGCGCGACGAGATGTGGACGGCGATGCAGGCGGTGCGCGACGACCCCACGGTCGGGGCGCTCATAATCAAGGGCGCCGGCGAACGCGCCTTCTCCTCGGGCGCCGACATCAGCGAGTTCGGCACCTCCCCTTCGTACGTCGAGGCGCGGCGCGCGCGGCGCGAGCGCGACCTCTGGCAGCTCATGCTCGACATCGACAAGCCGCTCATCGCCGCCATCCACGGCTACGCGCTGGGCGCCGGCTGCGAGATGAGCATGTGCTGCGACGTCCGCATCGCCAGCGAGGACGCGCGCTTCGGCCTGCCGGAGGTGGGCCTCGGCTACATACCGTCGGCGGGCGGCACGCAGCTCCTGGCGCGTACAGTGCCCTTCGGCGTAGCGATTGACATGGTCCTCTCCGGCCGCGAGATCGACGCGGCGGAGGCGGTGCGGCTGGGGCTGGTGAACAGGGTGGTGCCGAGAGAGCGTCTCTACGCCGAGGCGGAGGAATGGGCTGAACGGCTGATATCCAGGCCGGCGCTCGCCCTCGCCTACGCGAAGGAGGCGCTCACCAGGGGCATCGAGCTGCCGCTCGCGGAGGGACTGGCGCTCGAGGAGCGTCTGGCGGCGCTGGCGCTGGCGTCGGACGAAGCGGCGGCGGGCCTCCGGCGGTACAGGGAAAAGCAGGCGAGCGGCTTTCGAGAATAA